The Salvelinus sp. IW2-2015 linkage group LG15, ASM291031v2, whole genome shotgun sequence genome includes a region encoding these proteins:
- the si:ch211-127m7.2 gene encoding uncharacterized protein si:ch211-127m7.2, translating into MAGKRRILPSWMARKDEDRVKDKETLKRITSGKRTRRKRVERVAFYCMNEKELVEAAVSYLNDFGGGEDGASHDDKQVKSSVVGCSMNAKNNCVREKKRRLSELDVVAESSDSDAQERTYVSETDIDIAEEDTLLYAQNNNTHNNNTEQGPEGQSSGPGHGHDDADGHGDLAQGVEGAEDRSQSPTADDDALRLVREIFFT; encoded by the exons ATGGCAGGAAAGCGGCGGATACTACCGTCTTGGATGGCGAGGAAGGATGAGGACAGAGTGAAAGATAAGGAGACACTGAAGAGGATAACTTCAGGCAAGAGAACAAGGAGGAAACGAGTTGAAAG AGTGGCTTTCTACTGCATGAATGAAAAGGAGCTGGTGGAGGCAGCTGTCAGTTATTTGAATGATTTTGGAGGTGGAGAAGATGGAGCTAGTCATGATGACAAACAG GTGAAAAGTAGTGTGGTGGGCTGCTCTATGAATGCAAAAAACAACTGTgtcagggagaagaagaggaggctgTCTGAGTTGGACGTGGTGGCGGAGTCCTCAGACTCTGATGCCCAGGAGAGGACGTATGTCTCAGAAACGGACATCGACATAGCCGAGGAGGACACTCTACTGTACGCTCAAAACAACAacactcacaataacaacacagagCAGGGACCTGAGGGTCAGAGTTCAGGACCAGGTCACGGTCACGACGATGCTGATGGTCATGGGGATTTGGCTCAGGGTGTTGAAGGAGCAGAGGACCGGTCACAGTCTCCCACAGCAGATGATGATGCCCTCAGGCTTGTAAGGGAGATATTCTTCACCTGA